Part of the Sphingomonas morindae genome, TCGCTCGTGCCGGACACGGCCACCCGCGCCCCCTGCGCCGCCAGCGTCGCGGCGATCGCCGAGCCGATGCCGCCGCTCGCGCCGGTCACCAGCGCGGTCATGCCGTTGAGGTCGAACATGTCAGTCTCCGTCAGAGCGTCTTTGCGAAAGCCTCGATATCGGCCATGGTGACGAGCGAGATCGCGCCTGCCTCGGGGGCGATCCGCTTCACCATCGGCCCCAGCACCTTGCCGCCGAACTCGACAAATTCGGCGACGCCGGCCTCGGCCATCGCGGCGACGCTCTCGCGCCAGCGCACCGTGCCCGTCACCTGATCCACCAGCAAGGTGCGGATGGCGGCGGGATCGGCCACCGGCGCGGCGGTGACATTGGCGAAGACGGGCACCAGCGGCGCGCGCAGATCGGCGCGCGCCAGCGCCTGGTCCATCACCCGCGCCGCCGGCTCCATCAGCGCGCAATGGAAGGGCGCCGAGACGGGCAGCAGCATGGCGCGCTTGCCGCCGCGCACCTTGGCCAGCTCCACCGCGCGCTCCACCGCCGCCTTCGCCCCGGAAATCACCACCTGGCCGGGCGCATTGTCGTTGGCGGCCTCGCACACCTCATGCTCGGCGGCATCGGCCGCGATCTGGCGGGCGGCCTCGAAATCGAGC contains:
- the fabD gene encoding ACP S-malonyltransferase, with the translated sequence MRAFIFPGQGSQSVGMGQALASASAAARETFQEVDEALGQNLFRLMAEGPADALMLTENAQPAIMANAIATLRVLEREGGVKLVDAAAYVAGHSLGEYSALCAAGALGLAETARLLRTRGAAMQAAVPVGQGAMAALLGLDFEAARQIAADAAEHEVCEAANDNAPGQVVISGAKAAVERAVELAKVRGGKRAMLLPVSAPFHCALMEPAARVMDQALARADLRAPLVPVFANVTAAPVADPAAIRTLLVDQVTGTVRWRESVAAMAEAGVAEFVEFGGKVLGPMVKRIAPEAGAISLVTMADIEAFAKTL